The segment ggcctagtggcttcagcgtgcgactctcatacctgaggtcgtaggttcgatccccgtgcaccaatggcctttctttcaatgtgcgcatttaacatttgctcgaacggtgaaggaaaacagcgtgaggaaaccgacatgtcttagacccaaaaagtcgacggcgtgtatcaagCACTTGAGCCTGATCACCTacctgcctattagatttaaaaatgatcatgaaatagattcagagatctgaggccaagacctgatttattttattgttgtattaaggttgtagcgccactgatttattttatttttttattaaaaaaggatATTACGTCTAGGATTACCTGGAAGACATCGCTTGTTAGCGCTAAGGCCGTCCATTGGCCTTGTTGAAGTGACAATACATTTCAACATTTCCATATTTTAAGAGAATAGTAAAATATTGACTTACCTCACTAAAAACAAGATTCATGATTGATTGTGGGTAAAGCGGTATATTTCCGTTAAGATTCTTTAACGCGTCAATAAGTTCAGACAACAAACATTTGGTTGCATTGAGCACTACGTCAGCCTGAAAATTAAATGGTGAAACGGtaattcaaactcaaaataactttatttctcgtataggtaaccaagtacacttaagaacgtcaacagaaaatatgttaaattctaaatttacacaagtcaagggcgtacaGCGGTCTAGACGAACTGGCAAAACTAACTCCTTGAAAATTACTTGTTAGgaactaaaaaattatatcattttTTCCGTTGTACTGAATAGCAACAAAGAAACAGAACTATTGGCAATAGCCGAACAATCGTCAGACCTCACGCGGGGCTaagaatgttaaataaaagacGAAACGATGACAGGTTTCGTTAGATCGTGGTCTGAAACCAGCAGTTGGTCGTCTATTACACTTGGAGTAGAGTAGACCAATAACAACAttgttttttatcttttgttttacctACCCACGCCCgcattattttcttaatttaaacttttccatttagaccagtgcagatagcctttaaaataaataaaaagcgaaaaaaattacagtaggatgaaacccattagaaaaggaggggaatatgatcaaaatgaaaggaaaaataaattacggtcgatctgaggtcgggaaggggtagggggggagttttaagggtaaaaaatggtttatctcgatttccggcaaaactaaaagtcctatcgaagaaagttaaatggcaaagttgtaggtaataaaaagatctaaaacttttgtatgcacacatttttcacataactaACACTTTCACAtaaggaaagtagagatttcaatgaactgaaagcacaccaactgaaaaaactgaaagcacattcccctgcttttctaaagggtttcatcctactgtaattttttttggtttcaaaaattatcggcactggtctaattCAAGGCTTAACTTACTTGTCTAGGATTTTTACCAAGAATAGCCTCTGGTATAGCATACAccgatatattattatcttcGATACGCCATTGTAATCCAAATGTACTAAGTTTATCTTTGTGATTGTGAAGAAGGGTTGTATCgtcttttggtaatttaaatgaaattgtatCAATATTGACAAATTTCCAAGCTAATCCATCAAAGTAGTCTGCAAATTGTACGGTTTCTTATTAAGATGTATATCTCACATTAAATCTACTGCTGATTGGAACATAAAAGCTATGACgtgaatgttttaattaataagagcATAATTAGAATATGTAGTCAAATCCAGTTggaaaaactaatatttttgacaCAATTAACTTAGCAAGATCAATATTATATCggttacttttaattaataatacgcATAAgcttaatatacaaaatattattgatgttAGTATTATTACTACACTACACTGCTTTATTACTActgttaaaaacaaaaaacctaAATATTGGACATAAAATacgaaacagttttttttaccttataattttattaggaGAATTATTTAACTGGTAAAGTTGTAAAGACGTTTTCGCAAAAATGTAGAATAGATACCTGACAAATTCTTCTCTAATCTAATTCTTTCGTGCACAGCATGTTGgtcaaataaaactaaataatttaatttggcgTTTTTGGAAATGGTTTTTCCAGGTAATATGGTAACAATGAATTTGCAGTCAACTTGAGCAAACAcctaaaatgaaaaatgaattAAAGGATCATCATTAGAAGttcaaattaatacataatttaatgaaCCTACTTTAGCATTCTTTATAGATTCAGCATCAAACGTTAAGTCAGCATTCTCTTTTctcattttgttattttttacaccatCGTTTGTTTTTGCGTCGTTAACATTTTGGATAGTTGGCTCAAATAATTGAGCAGTTTGTTGAACTTTTTCGgcaaatttttcataaatagcCTGTAAAAGTGCTGattagtatatatttaaaggtaatattcaataaattgtATGATTAAATTCTTACATCTTTATAATACTCGTCATCAAAATGTCCAATTGGGATTGAGGGATTCAAATTACAGTTAACGAAAATCGGTGACATACCTAGAAGAAGCATAGTttgtaaattgaaatatattaaattcattccatctataatatgttgttaatattataatttacctTTAGGCACAAACGCATATCtactttgtatattaaaatctgctaaatatttaatatgattgCAGTTTTCAATGACTTCAGTGGGATTCACCGTTTGCTTTTCATTAGAATTAAATGTATCtagaaaaatttcattaatttcatCCGTGTGAAAATGGTGTGATATGACATTCTGACTAGCttctgttttattgttttttgagTAATCGCTTACAATACCATTCGTATTGGGATCGCCATTATTCTCGTTAATGTTATTTTCTTCAATAGAATTTTGtttatcatatattatttcacaCAATTCCATCGGATCTACTAGTTGTGAACTACTCGCATTTATTTCTAATGCACCTATATCCTTATTCACAATCAAATCATGGGAGGTATCGATATTTTTTGTGTACGTTGGTCCAAAATCATTGTTAACTTCTTTAGGAGAATTGTTCTTATCACTTAATTCTGTGTATATTCTGGATGATTTAATTGAATATGTAACACGGTACTCATTAACATTCTCCATTAAATTGTTTCCGTCTGAATTTGTCCCatcttttttgtatgttttctGAACGTATACAGGGTTTAAATCGTTTTCAAACATCGAATTGAAAACAGTGTTATATTTATCAAAGGATAAATCAATAGACTTGGAATACACATTTCCAGTTGGCATTTTATTCTTGTTGGACAAACTAAAATCATCTTGAATTGTATACAAAGATTGTTCCATTCCAAATTTGATTTGGTTGATAAGGCATCGTTTGTTATATTTCTTACTCACAGTTTTCTTAACGGATgcctgaatattatttttaaagttatggTTTCTAGACAGTAAATTTTCTGtagaaactttatttaaaaaacgtaTGTTAGGATTTAATCGTGCACGAGATTCTCTTTCTTTTCTATATATGCTCTCATATTGGTGGCTTTCAAATGTTAACTTGTTAGAAAACATTCCTTTATTAATACCTACTAAAACATCAAccgttaattaataaacgacAACAtagtatagataataatttattaagaccAGAGCTTTagagaatatttattaaatactttatttacctGGATAATACCTTGTATATTCTGGAACGTGTATCCTGCTAcctataaaattgtttttatgacTTACTACTAAGTCTGcaatatttttagaattacTTACAACCGTTTTTACTAGGTCGTATGTTGTCATTACTGTTTTCTTATTAGTCTtttgaaaaacactttttctaCATATCTCGTTTAGTAAGTGCTTAGGATCAATATCAAATTCTTTTGCTACATTAAGCATATCATCTTTAATGGGATTAAGTTTAAATGCTGActgttgttttatatattcaacTGGTTCATGTGGCTGATTAATATCTGGTGTAATATATGCATCAGATCCAACTTCACATTTTCCTATTTTTTCGGCCCGTATTTCTAGTTGGGCATTGGGCAATATTGTTGAAGGCGATTTATTGCTATCTTCAGTATCTTGTATTTTGTTCTTTCGAATGTTTTTTTGTtgcattgtttttaaaaagggAATATTATTCAATGTGATTCTTTCAGagtttagtttacatttattttgatttaatttctttGGCCTCTTTTTGTCCTCTACGTCGTTTACGTTAGCGGTTTTAATTTTCCTCTTTCTTTGACAATTTGAATTTTCAAGTAGAAAAGATTGTTtgttagataatattttacttttactgcTTTGATTAGTTTTATTCGTAACAATTTTTGTTCTGTTCTTAGGATTATTTTGTGGACATTTCCTTTTAATTTCCTTTCCTGAAAGACAAAGTGTTTAGTTAATCAACATTtagatatcaataaaaatatagtattggCACGACCTTTGATTCCATTACACATCCGTACGTTTTGCTTCTTGGAGCTTTTCGTAAGTATTTTatcgattatattttttatttgctcTCGTGTTTTCGTTTCGTTGTTTTCTGCAGCGGGAATGTTTTTCGGTTTTGCAATTTCTTTCAACCTAATATCTCCAGTGTGACACTGTACAAGTCTTTCTAATAAATTAGTAATCTGTTTCCAGTTTTTGAATTCAATGAATGTCTTGTTTGAATGACTATTAAGCACGTCATAGTCACTGTATGGACACGATATGAATAAGAAATATGTAGGTAGTGCTTGGTTGCCCACTTCATCTTCCTGTTTATTCTGAAATATTAggttcaaagatactttatttctcaaagaattacattcacttagcgagaaaatttagagtaagttagttatgtacaatgtgttattaaattatttgaaaatacactatataaaataaaaatattagtttctaacaatatgtaccatatttgttacaaaagTGCAGGTAGGTCGCATCGATGATACAACAGGCATTATGTGACaatgaatagtaataatttatgattttgtttttgatgattttgttttaactTAAAGTGTTTAAAtaacaagaaatataaaacaaacaaattgaaCCAAttacctttttaaaatatttacgttGATAACACCTTTTCAAAAAGTGCTTGTTGACTATCTTATGaacttttgttttagaaatatatcttctgttaagaaatacccaatgatatttctttaaattgacatcttttttttgaataaatgcCCTGACTTTATACTGATGCTTCTCGACACTAATTTCTTGTAATTCTTCgggtaaaatattaaaaatactcgttattgtttgaaatatgttgcgatttttttgaattttgaatataatttcGTTTTTTACGTCATCTCTTAGACTAATAGATACGTTCACATGCATTAGTGATAATTGttctaataatgtttttattgcaAACAATTCGTTACATTGTTCAAGAGCTTTCTTCTGTATTTTTAGATTACAGAGAAGTCCATAGATTTCAACCTAAAAGTattcacatttatttttcaagatTACTCATAAAATTGAGGAATGTTTATGAACTTAAACttctattacattttattactatagaCAAAAGAAAGTGATGTCTATGATATCTTATCTTTTTACCCAAATTCATACAAATGGGTGCGCATGCCATCAAAGACTTGTAAAGAACATATCTAAACtaatgttttgtatttttttatgtttgtaacgaatcaAACTATTGGActtgtttaaaaattcttcACAATTTAAATGATCATTGACTCTAGACaaaggctatatttatttccatagtattaaaataaatcgagCCGTAGAAAGCCGGGACTGACTGACtgagtatttaatatatttctaattagtatttaattatctaAACTAAACGAAACAATTGAATCATTATTGTCATATTTTACAAGTTTACCTACTTAAGTGGATATGGGCGGACCACACCACTCGCATGAACAATGGCAGATGGACAAGGTGGAAAGGGCCACCAGGTTAAAGAAAGATAGGTCGCCTGAGGTGGGGTGACGAGCTCAAAGATGTTGTTGGGGATGATTGAGAGAAAAATGCTCAAGATAGAGAGAGATAGAGCCAGTTGGAAGCCGACATTTAAGAGGTccgtgaaaaaaaaaaaacataaaattttaagtgtaTCTTATGTACCTAAATATGAATGAATGTTTCAAGGGATACATGAGGCTTAGTAATCATAATAAGTGTCTATTTGTTaagctttaatataataaacaatattataatagtcctattttattaaagatcaAATGTATTAGGAAAGAGTATTACCGTAGTCCCTTTGGAAGGTCTGGAATGTATTTCAACAATCTCTTTGCTTGTTCctttatgaaatgttttagaTAGCGTATCCTTTGAGTCCAAAAATCTCGATATTATTTTCACTTTGCGTGATATATCAATAATACTTGATAAAGATAATCCACGGAATCCGTAGGTTTGAGGTATACTTTTCATCacagaaatattatcaaatttacTAGTTGTATATCTTTGACCAAGTAACGCAAAATCGTTTTGTTTAATCCCAATACCATTATCAATTACTTGTATAgaattttcttgtatattaaTTCTAATAGCGATGGATGTTGAGGTAGCATCGAGGGAATTATACACCTACAAAAACCATGTTTTAGCCGACACAAGGACCTTCAGGGATTGCTCTGCTCACGCTATATTGAAACCCACGCTATATATAACTGTCTTTGGTCACCAACATACGTTTTAGGCTAATAATGTAATTTCTACGGCAGTACAATTGCTATAGAAATTTTACAGTTCTGTCGGGTCAATCCATCAAAGGCGGAgaacaaattacaaattatctAATCTGCGGTCCAACCGGGAATAAAACCCACAAGGACTCCgatgatacaaataataaaattaatatgaactAATATTGcaagtaaaatataacataccaACTCTTCGACAACTCTTTTAAAACTGTTAACATGATAAGATGCACTTATCAATGATTGAAGATCTTTAggtatttttatcattttcacttaaaaataatcaatatttagtagaagtagaaaaaaaacatttaattactgTTTGCACTAaatgttaatttgttaaacATTTGCGTGAATACTTCTAAGacacattaataaaacaaaagataatcataacaatgtttttaactttttctGTTAACTACAAAGAggtttcatatttaattattttttattacataaaccATACGATTTACGAAACACATTACGTAGGATTACCGTAATTAGAagcaaattataattgtatagcATGTTAAAAACGATTACTATATTTAAGATATCCGCTTTGGTCAcagtaaaactatatttatctGTGCTTGAACTTCGTctagtattgtataaaattaaaaaaataatacatttcatCAGTATTTATGTAGTGAATCcttaaaattctaattaaaatcGCAACTAGTCTACAGAATACATAGTTTATTTTCGAAACATAAATTGGTACTTTCTGTATAAGTAGAAGAATAGAACTTACATTTAGTTTAACCCGTCTCTGTAGTAGGTAATAATTCAACACACAGTTCATCCTATGTTATGACTCATATAAAAATGGGTATCCTGGATATAATTATCGTAAGGATCTAAATTTTTATGCAAGCTGTTCCTTCTAAGATCTTAAAATTATCACTTTGATATAtctacaaaacaattttttaacaaatattgcCGGGAATCGTTACATAGTGATCCTTTATGCGCGTTAACTATTAAACAACAAAGGCGGTCCTTGATAACACCGGACAATTACTCCGTCAACATATTTGTATGGTGTTAGTATAGCTACATATAGAATTCTAAATGGACATCGATTGATAATTTAACCCTGAGTTGTGGAAAACGATACATTTTTCAGTCGGTATCGTAATGTATACGtcgtattttataaacaaatctttaaaaaCTATGTTATTGTGTTGAtatgaaaatcaaaattatgaaCGTTAATTTAGAGGAAGAGATACGAATTTTTTGGGAATACATCAAACGGTAAGGATAGCTTTTAAAAACGTAGAAAACCACTAGCGTGACGCAACTATGTAGCAGTAGTTTTTTTCCTGATAAACTTCCTTCCCAGCAGCTTCCTATCTGGGGTCGCGACACTACAAATGACTTCTCTTACATATAGGTAGAGTCCTTATTTAAGTGTATTTTCAAATGGGTTCATATATTTCATAGTGTGTAtgtctaaaattaattaatgagaaTTAAAGCGGCCATAGTAAATTTGATCAGTAAATGATTCAAGTTTGTTTAACCAACTGTTGATGAATACCAACTGTTGTTGGCTCGTGGTTGCGTTGACTGCATTGAGTTCACCTCTGaatgatttaaaatacatCGTGTTTTTGTAgtccaaaataaatttaaaataaaatttgtctaAATCTATTACAATAATAGGCTAGTAATCTTTGTATAAAAtgagtttaaaaaatgttatggagtaaataaagttgtttaattataaaaaaatcagcagttaaatatattatttttttacacatgtGTACACCGTTTTGGTCAGGATTAGTCCAATGGACGATTATTTATGCTCGTAAATAATATGCCTTCACCTCATTTTAAATCAGTTCAGCTGACTAcagatttttaagtttaaatatcgGTAACGTAGATTAAAGTTATTACCATGTTTGTTGTGGTTGTTTGTTGTTATGCCTGCGatgttatttctatataaaattaatgttactGTACTAACTATAGTAAATGATTTATAATAACGCAACATTGGTGTTATGTAGCTAGCTAGCTgtagtatgtatatttttcacatatgtaatatataaaacatacatatttttggtATGAAACTCTTCTACGTTTTAGTCTATTCTTTGCAATGAGtcacaaacataaaaatatccaTCTCGCTCAAAAATTTTAAGGAACCCTTTCAATTTGCAAATTCCGATGTTTTGACAAATCCGTCTACGGTATTCTATCTATTATTGGAAATCGTAAGAAAGATAACGTTAAGGGATCTATTGTTTCTCTAAATAGCCCTTTAGTATAAAAACTCAAACCCTCAAGTGATCTGCATCAGTTCTTCGGGATCAGCTCAGCAGAACAGGAAAATGTAagtaactattaatattttaattttgctttAAAGTGGGAGTGAGATTCAAAAACGAGACATCGCGAATCACGTTCTTCTATATGTCAAgttccaatacatttttgacgtcaGACTTAGCATTGTCttgtttctgaatcttacACTTGTAGTTCTCAAAGtcaatttagtttatataataatttattcttgCTGTTTTTTtcgtgtattaaaaaataagtaaatatttcagTTATGCTTTTAGTTGTTTTTTCTTACGCTTAGATACGTTGATTATGATAAAACGCtttcatattaaacaattgcaatttatgaaactttttttttagatgAACAACATTTTGTTACTATCCGCGTTAGTAGCCTGCGCGCTATCCGCTGAAATACCTCGAGAGCCTCAATATCCTCTATTAAATGCTGAAGCCCACCCTGTTTTCAAGAAGCATTCTGAGGAACATCACCCTGTATATCGGGATGAAAAGTCTGAGGTGAAAGAAAGGGAAGATGTATTAAGAGGAATGGTGCCGATTGCAAAACATGACATGCTTGCTGATGCACCAGCTCCCGTAGCCGACAGCTCTGTAAGTAACTTTGTAATTTAGCTATTTTGTCGGTAGGTAGGTAGAAACCAAAACACTTCTCTCGAGTTTTTCTATGGCTTCTACAAAATTTgtacttttatactttactagctgaccgggcaaacgtcgttttgccatgtatatcatttataataaaaaaggggttTATCgcagaggggtgaaagtttggggttgtatgtattttttaatgttgtatcataaaaaaatatttaggggtggactacccttaacatttagggagatgaaaaataaatgttgtccgattctcagacatacccaatatgcacacaaa is part of the Pieris napi chromosome 21, ilPieNapi1.2, whole genome shotgun sequence genome and harbors:
- the LOC125060523 gene encoding uncharacterized protein LOC125060523 produces the protein MNCVLNYYLLQRRVKLNVYNSLDATSTSIAIRINIQENSIQVIDNGIGIKQNDFALLGQRYTTSKFDNISVMKSIPQTYGFRGLSLSSIIDISRKVKIISRFLDSKDTLSKTFHKGTSKEIVEIHSRPSKGTTVEIYGLLCNLKIQKKALEQCNELFAIKTLLEQLSLMHVNVSISLRDDVKNEIIFKIQKNRNIFQTITSIFNILPEELQEISVEKHQYKVRAFIQKKDVNLKKYHWVFLNRRYISKTKVHKIVNKHFLKRCYQRKYFKKNKQEDEVGNQALPTYFLFISCPYSDYDVLNSHSNKTFIEFKNWKQITNLLERLVQCHTGDIRLKEIAKPKNIPAAENNETKTREQIKNIIDKILTKSSKKQNVRMCNGIKGKEIKRKCPQNNPKNRTKIVTNKTNQSSKSKILSNKQSFLLENSNCQRKRKIKTANVNDVEDKKRPKKLNQNKCKLNSERITLNNIPFLKTMQQKNIRKNKIQDTEDSNKSPSTILPNAQLEIRAEKIGKCEVGSDAYITPDINQPHEPVEYIKQQSAFKLNPIKDDMLNVAKEFDIDPKHLLNEICRKSVFQKTNKKTVMTTYDLVKTVVSNSKNIADLVVSHKNNFIGSRIHVPEYTRYYPVGINKGMFSNKLTFESHQYESIYRKERESRARLNPNIRFLNKVSTENLLSRNHNFKNNIQASVKKTVSKKYNKRCLINQIKFGMEQSLYTIQDDFSLSNKNKMPTGNVYSKSIDLSFDKYNTVFNSMFENDLNPVYVQKTYKKDGTNSDGNNLMENVNEYRVTYSIKSSRIYTELSDKNNSPKEVNNDFGPTYTKNIDTSHDLIVNKDIGALEINASSSQLVDPMELCEIIYDKQNSIEENNINENNGDPNTNGIVSDYSKNNKTEASQNVISHHFHTDEINEIFLDTFNSNEKQTVNPTEVIENCNHIKYLADFNIQSRYAFVPKGMSPIFVNCNLNPSIPIGHFDDEYYKDAIYEKFAEKVQQTAQLFEPTIQNVNDAKTNDGVKNNKMRKENADLTFDAESIKNAKVFAQVDCKFIVTILPGKTISKNAKLNYLVLFDQHAVHERIRLEKNLSDYFDGLAWKFVNIDTISFKLPKDDTTLLHNHKDKLSTFGLQWRIEDNNISVYAIPEAILGKNPRQADVVLNATKCLLSELIDALKNLNGNIPLYPQSIMNLVFSEACRYAIMFGDKLSKSECVNLINSLAECKTPFQCAHGRPVMAVIMELSEEKPRYMINPTLN